One Leptolyngbya ohadii IS1 genomic window carries:
- a CDS encoding VOC family protein, with product MVITGLFHVAIKTNNLAATVRFYTEVLGLRQVKRPDFGYPGAWLACATPAGEAIVHIYAGGPALGKEGRAPTGTGAIDHISIAAVGFHQFRQKFAEFGLQWREFLVPGTSLWQLFVYDPSGVQLELTFNGEVEADPLPDMSPGKAYVAGNNFFQPEDYSHFDLQESCLD from the coding sequence ATGGTGATCACGGGTTTATTTCACGTTGCGATCAAGACAAACAATCTGGCGGCAACCGTGCGGTTCTACACAGAAGTCCTGGGATTGCGTCAGGTCAAGCGTCCTGATTTTGGGTATCCAGGGGCTTGGCTTGCCTGTGCAACTCCCGCAGGAGAAGCGATCGTTCACATTTATGCGGGAGGTCCTGCACTGGGAAAAGAAGGACGCGCCCCGACCGGAACTGGAGCAATTGATCATATTTCGATCGCGGCTGTTGGATTTCATCAGTTTCGCCAGAAGTTTGCTGAGTTTGGGTTGCAGTGGCGAGAATTTCTAGTTCCTGGAACCAGCTTGTGGCAACTATTTGTGTACGATCCCAGCGGTGTGCAGCTAGAGCTGACGTTTAATGGAGAAGTAGAAGCAGATCCGCTTCCAGATATGTCGCCCGGAAAGGCGTATGTTGCAGGGAATAATTTCTTTCAACCTGAAGATTATTCCCATTTTGATTTACAAGAATCATGTCTGGACTGA
- a CDS encoding FAD-dependent oxidoreductase codes for MQEHTGSPLRIVVIGAGVAGCLVTQSLLQTPGAEVICIEKGDEKNELAGTALNVGPNALKVLQQVFPTLAEKLYAESLLWSSWKAGLTDGTVLFDRSLLDVADNPGIRIRWSELYQILRANLLSYVRYHTTVIEMGYSESQTAPLFVTTRNQLTGETEKIDRIDLIVACDGRYSQVRETFFGTPQPEHLGVCLYRLLAPNRSDRLIDDYQQWFHQGSRLLTFAIPGDEIYIAGSFPIEKGGEIPPEAKTTAFLRSVYQSAKGYSEVCQFLVDTVCDNIDRIHWARLQEIPTVFRDRRGHVLCLGDSSHAMVPTLGQGATQAFEDGCFFAVYVRQILAQANLQKRAVPIPALTAQIEAARRDRVEFVKTFSREASQSLLAGSNPAIELQSWNQNPFLTKLKQLYRGTFQQDTFQQDNFQQETSYQATFAVHNSADSSSW; via the coding sequence TGTCTGGTGACTCAAAGCCTGCTGCAAACCCCTGGCGCTGAGGTAATCTGCATTGAAAAAGGAGACGAGAAAAACGAGCTGGCGGGAACCGCTCTGAATGTCGGACCCAATGCCCTGAAGGTACTACAGCAGGTCTTCCCAACCCTGGCGGAGAAGCTGTATGCCGAAAGCTTACTCTGGTCATCCTGGAAAGCCGGTTTGACGGATGGCACCGTTCTTTTCGATCGCTCTCTGCTCGACGTGGCAGACAATCCCGGTATCCGAATTCGCTGGTCTGAGTTGTACCAGATACTAAGAGCCAACCTGTTGTCCTACGTCCGTTACCATACAACCGTAATTGAGATGGGATACAGCGAGTCGCAAACCGCCCCTCTCTTCGTGACAACTCGCAACCAGCTCACCGGAGAGACCGAAAAAATCGATCGCATTGATCTCATTGTGGCTTGCGATGGACGCTATTCCCAGGTGCGAGAAACCTTCTTTGGGACACCGCAGCCTGAGCATCTGGGGGTTTGTTTATATCGTCTCCTTGCGCCGAACCGCAGCGATCGCCTGATTGACGACTATCAGCAGTGGTTTCACCAGGGCAGCCGTTTGCTCACCTTTGCCATTCCGGGAGACGAAATTTACATTGCCGGATCGTTTCCAATTGAGAAGGGTGGTGAGATCCCGCCAGAAGCAAAAACAACGGCATTCCTGCGATCGGTCTATCAGTCTGCCAAGGGGTACAGCGAAGTTTGTCAGTTTTTAGTAGATACGGTTTGCGACAATATCGATCGCATTCACTGGGCAAGACTGCAAGAAATTCCAACGGTGTTCCGCGATCGCCGAGGTCATGTCCTCTGTCTGGGTGATAGCTCCCACGCAATGGTGCCGACGCTGGGACAGGGAGCCACACAAGCGTTTGAAGACGGGTGCTTTTTTGCAGTCTACGTGCGTCAAATTCTGGCACAGGCTAATCTCCAGAAGCGTGCTGTTCCCATTCCTGCATTAACGGCGCAAATTGAAGCAGCAAGGCGCGATCGCGTTGAGTTTGTCAAAACGTTTTCCAGAGAGGCAAGTCAATCTTTGCTGGCTGGATCTAACCCTGCGATCGAGCTACAATCCTGGAACCAAAATCCTTTCTTGACAAAGCTTAAGCAGCTCTACCGAGGTACTTTTCAGCAGGATACTTTTCAGCAGGATAATTTTCAGCAAGAAACCTCTTATCAGGCTACTTTCGCAGTTCACAATTCGGCTGACTCCTCATCATGGTGA